Proteins from a single region of Pongo pygmaeus isolate AG05252 chromosome 3, NHGRI_mPonPyg2-v2.0_pri, whole genome shotgun sequence:
- the GPRIN3 gene encoding G protein-regulated inducer of neurite outgrowth 3 gives MGTVPDPLRSAKTSLIAASGKEEDLGEPQAASPRHRPALLCKNANGFSGAPAEPDLSPRAAAEALMQVCEHETTQPDMSSPGVFNEVEKAPATFNSPGNPQLPGSSQPTASAPSSAAGRDLIHTPLTMPANQHTCQSIPGDQPNAITSSMPEDSLLRSQRTSNREQPEKPSCPVGGMLSSSKDQVSCEIPSPETIQGTVQTPVTAARVVSHSSSPVGGPEGERQGAICDSEIRSSKPLTRESGCSENKQPSVTASGPQGTISVTPQPTPLTSEPSACPPGPEKVPLPAQHQMSRFKEASTMTNQAESEIKEVPSRAWQDAEVQAVASVESRSVSTSPSILTAFLKESPAPEHFEQEQLHVICHSSGSHTLELSDSTLAPQESSQCPGIMPQVHIQAAAAVSTAFQRENKLVSLPGGVLKTSSINLVSGNAQHTCKEDGRLAGMTPAREESTAKKLAGTNSSSLKATAIDQISISACSQPETSYGLGKFETRPSEFAEKTTNGHKTDPDCKLSDSCGSISKADHSGSLDPTNKGDAREKKPASPQVVKEKESTGTDTSDAKALLLDPKSQESGGTESAANPTPSPIRKNQESTLEENRQTKTATSLSLPSDPMGDSSPGSGKKTPSRSVKASPRRPSRVSEFLKEQKLNVTAAAAQVGLAPGDKKKQLGTDSKLQLKQSKRVRDVVWDEQGMTWEVYGASLDAESLGIAIQNHLQRQIREHEKLIKTQNSQTRRSISSDTSSNKKLKGRQHSVFQSMLQNFRRPNCCVRPAPSSVLD, from the coding sequence ATGGGGACTGTACCTGACCCTCTGAGATCAGCTAAAACATCCCTGATTGCAGCTTCCGGAAAAGAAGAGGATCTAGGAGAGCCACAGGCTGCCTCACCTCGGCATCGACCAGCTCTCCTGTGTAAGAATGCCAATGGCTTTTCAGGTGCCCCTGCAGAACCAGACCTCAGCCCCAGGGCAGCTGCCGAAGCCCTGATGCAGGTTTGTGAGCATGAGACCACCCAACCGGATATGTCTTCTCCTGGTGTCTTCAATGAAGTGGAGAAAGCACCTGCCACATTCAACTCTCCCGGCAATCCCCAGCTGCCAGGGAGCAGCCAGCCCACAGCATCAGCCCCGAGTTCTGCAGCAGGAAGGGATCTTATACACACACCATTGACAATGCCCGCCAATCAGCACACCTGCCAGTCCATCCCAGGTGATCAGCCCAATGCCATCACCTCATCCATGCCTGAAGATTCCCTGCTGAGATCACAGAGAACCTCAAATAGAGAGCAACCTGAGAAACCAAGTTGTCCTGTGGGAGGCATGCTCAGTAGCAGCAAAGATCAGGTGTCCTGTGAGATTCCTTCTCCAGAAACAATCCAGGGAACAGTGCAGACTCCAGTGACAGCAGCCAGGGTGGTCAGTCACTCATCCTCTCCTGTAGGTGGACCTGAAGGAGAAAGGCAGGGAGCCATCTGTGACTCTGAAATAAGGTCCTCTAAACCTCTAACTAGAGAATCTGGATGTTCAGAGAACAAGCAGCCCTCTGTCACTGCCTCGGGCCCCCAAGGCACAATTTCTGTGACACCTCAACCAACCCCCCTCACTAGCGAACCTTCGGCATGTCCCCCAGGTCCAGAGAAGGTGCCACTGCCAGCACAGCATCAGATGTCAAGGTTCAAAGAAGCCAGTACGATGACCAACCAAGCTGAAAGTGAAATCAAGGAAGTTCCCAGCAGGGCTTGGCAAGATGCGGAGGTGCAGGCAGTGGCGAGTGTCGAGAGCAGATCCGTCTCCACCAGCCCCAGTATCCTCACTGCATTTCTGAAGGAAAGCCCTGCTCCTGAGCATTTTGAACAAGAGCAGCTGCATGTCATTTGCCACAGCAGTGGGAGCCACACACTGGAGCTCTCTGACAGCACGCTAGCCCCCCAGGAGTCCAGCCAGTGCCCTGGCATCATGCCACAGGTGCACATtcaggcagctgcagctgtgtcTACAGCTTTCCAACGGGAAAATAAACTAGTGAGCCTACCAGGTGGGGTCCTTAAAACCTCATCAATCAATTTGGTCTCCGGTAATGCCCAGCATACGTGTAAAGAAGATGGGAGGTTAGCAGGAATGACTCCAGCAAGGGAAGAGTCAACTGCTAAAAAGCTCGCAGGTACTAATTCTAGCTCCCTGAAAGCTACCGCCATTGACCAGATTTCTATCAGTGCATGCAGTCAACCTGAAACAAGTTATGGATTGGGGAAATTTGAAACCAGGCCATCTGAGTTTGCAGAGAAAACCACAAACGGCCACAAAACAGACCCAGATTGCAAACTATCTGACTCTTGTGGCTCTATCAGCAAAGCTGATCATTCTGGGAGCTTGGATCCCACTAATAAAGGAGATGCAAGGGAAAAGAAGCCTGCATCTCCTCAGgtagtaaaagaaaaagagtctACTGGCACTGATACCTCTGATGCCAAAGCCCTACTGCTCGATCCTAAATCTCAAGAAAGTGGAGGCACAGAATCAGCTGCTAATCCTACACCCTCCCCAATTAGGAAGAACCAGGAGAgcaccttagaagaaaacagacagaCCAAAACAGCCACCAGCCTGAGCCTGCCATCTGATCCCATGGGTGACTCCAGCCCAGGTTCCGGCAAGAAGACCCCATCTCGCTCCGTCAAAGCCAGCCCACGCAGGCCTAGCCGCGTCAGCGAGTTCCTCAAGGAGCAAAAGTTAAATGTGACAGCAGCTGCTGCTCAGGTAGGACTCGCTCCAGGAGATAAGAAAAAGCAGCTTGGCACAGACTCCAAGCTCCAGCTGAAACAGTCCAAGCGTGTCAGGGACGTCGTGTGGGATGAGCAGGGAATGACCTGGGAAGTATATGGTGCATCCTTGGATGCAGAGTCCCTGGGAATCGCGATCCAGAACCATTTACAAAGACAAATCAGGGAACATGAGAAATTAATCAAAACTCAAAATAGCCAGACCCGGAGATCCATTTCCTCAGATACTTCTTCAAATAAGAAGCTCAAAGGAAGGCAGCACAGTGTTTTCCAGTCCATGCTGCAGAACTTCCGACGCCCCAACTGCTGCGTCCGCCCTGCTCCTTCTTCTGTCTTAGATTGA